TTTTTGCTTCTTCCTGgtggggaaagattttcttcagGACCAATTGTCTCGGTGTGAACTGGCAAGGCTTCACCCTTTAGTTAAATGCATCTGGCCATCCTATTCAGATATAGCTGACTATGGAATACTACATCCATTCTCTTATCGTcgatgagcatgagttgctcctgtTTGACCCGTGTCCACTCTGCATCATTTAACTTAGCCTCTTGTATGACTCTTAAAGATGGTATCTCCACCTCCACGGGTATCACAACTTCAGTTCCATATACTAACATGTATGACATTTCCCTAAtggatgttctcatggtggtCCAATAACCCAGTAAGGCGAAGAATAGTTTCTTGTGCCATTGCCTTTGATTGCCTACTATCTTTCACAGAATTTTCTTGATATTCTAGTTGTCTGCCTCGACTGccccattcatttgtggtctgTAGGCTGTGGAGTTGCGGTGGACAATTCTGAACTTCTCACAGATTTCCCTCATAAGGTCGCTATTGAGGTTAGCgacattgtcagtgatgattgacTCAGGTATCCCAAATTGGCAGACAATGTTGTTTCAGACGAAATCCGCCACTACCTTATTTGTGACGGCCTTGTAAGTAGatgcttcgacccatttggtgaagtagtcGATGGCTACCAAGATGAAGCGGTGCCCATTTGATACAGCGGGATCTATAAGCCCAATCATGTCCATGCCCCAAGCGGCGAACGACCAAGGCGAACCCATCACATTCAACTTATTAGGCGGAACCCGAATGAAATCCTTGTAGATCTGGAACTGGTGACACTTCTATACGTAACAGATACTATcactttccatagtcatccaaaagtatccggctCTCAAGATCTCTTGGCTAATGGGAACCCGTTCATGCGAGGTCCACACGttcctgcatgtatttcttccaatAATCTGGTCGCCTCGGTGgcatctacacatctcaacaaatccAAGTTTGGGGTCCTCCTGTACAAGATTTCCCCATTAATGAAAAAGTGATTCGCGAGCCTCATGAGGGCTTACTTCTGACTATTAGTAGCATTTTTGATACTCTCTGGTTTCAAGGAATCTCCTGACGTCATGTACCACGATTTACCGTCTGGCTCTTCATCTACATGGAAGCAATATGCATGTTGATCCCTAATCTCTACCTTGATAGGGTCGATGTAGTTCTTATTTGGATGCTGAATTATGGACGATAGAGTTGCAACGACGTCGgcgaactcgttctgaatcctAGGAACGTGAttgaactcaatctttgtgaaCTTATTGCATAATTATTTTACGTAGTACAGGTACGAAATGATCTTGATATTTTTGGTAGACCACTCCCCTTAGACTTGGTGTATCAATAGATCAAAAtcccctatgaccaaaagttctttgacgTTCATGTCGACTTCCATTCTGATCCTAAGGATGCATGCTTCGTATTCATCCATTTTATTGGTACAAGGGATTCTTATCTTTGACGATGCTGGATAGTGTTGTCTGGATTCCAAAAATAGGATTGCCCCAattcctactcctttgaagtttgctgcttcTTCGAAAAACATCTTCCATCCAGGGTATGACTCTGCAATATCCTCTCTAGTGAATAATACCTCTTCGTCAGGAAATACCTAGTGAGTGGCTCATAATCCCTGTCCACCGGATTATCTACAAGGTGGTGGGCTAAAGCTTGCCCCTTGATAGCCTTTTGatttatgtacacaatgtcaaattcgctgAGGAGAATTTTCCATTTAGCTAGCTTTCTAGTAGGAAttggcttctgaaagatatatctGAGTGGGTCGAACGAGATATCAAATGCGTAGTGTATgctgacatgtaatgccttagTTTCTAGGCAATCCAAGTCAGAGCACAACAAATGCGTTCTATCAAAGTGTATTTGGCCTCGCATGGTctgaacttcttacttaagtagttgatggcctgctcctttctcccaGTTTTGTCAAGCTGTCCCAACACACATCCGAAGGCGTTGTCCAAGATTGACAAATATAGTAACAATGACTTCTCGAGCTCGGGGAGAACCAACACTGGTGGGATTGACAAATATTCCTTAATTCGATCGAAGGCTTTCTAACACTCTTCTGTCCATTTTGTGGCGGtgtcctttttcagcaacttgaaaataggttcacaaattactgtggactgggctatgaaacgactgatgtaattcagtctacccaggaaactcatcacatctttcttattcttggGCGATGGAAACTCCTGAATGACCTTGATTTTGATAGGTCCAGTTCTATCCCTTTTCTGCTTACGACGAAGCCTAACAATTTTTCCAGTAGGGACTCTGAACGCGCATTTTGCCGAGTTCAATTTCAAGTTGTACCTCCGCAGGCACTCAAATAATTCCTTCAAATCGTCCAAGTGCTCTGAACTCTTCCGAGACTTGATGATGATGTTATCCACATACACCTCGATCTCCTTGTGAATCATGTCATGAAAGAGgatcgtcatggccctcatgtaagtggcACCAACGTTCTTGAGACCGAACGACATGGCTCTATAGCAGTAAACTCCCCAAGGTGTGGTAAAGGCTATCTTTTCTGCATCTTTCTTGTGCATCAAGATTTGGTGGTATCCAGCAAAcaatccacgaacgactgtaGTTTATGCTTTGCATagttgtcgatgaggatgtggatatttggtaAAGGGAATTCGACCTTTGGAATGGCTTTGTTGAGATCTTCACACATTTCCTGATCTTCCCATCTTTCTTGGGTACTGGGAATATTTTCTAACCAACtgggataattggtgacccttacTATATTCACCTTAATTTGCTTGGTTACTTCTTCCTTTATCCTCAGACTCAAGTCGGGCTTGAAATTTTTGGGTTTTGTCTTGACTTGTGATTTGGCAGGATTGGTAGGAAATCGATGCGAGACAATGTCAGTACTTAATGCAggcatgtcatcatatgaccatgcGAACACATCGATGTATTGTCGGAGTAGCTCAAGCAGGTTTTCCCTCTACTCGGCTTCTAGATGAATGATGATTTTGGTTTCTTTCACATCTTCTTTGCTTCCAAGATTGACCACTTCTATTTCTTCTAGGTTAGGCTTTTTCTGACTCTCCAGCTGTTCGATCTCTTGTAAGAGATTGTTTGGCATCATACTCTCGCCGTATTCCTCGTAATCTGGGTCATTTCGCTCGACGATTTTGTTACATGTCACAATCACGAACGCGgttttttatcattttgattactgaaaagaaaaatgaAGTACAAATGAAGTGGTAAATTTTGCATTCAATATTTaagaaaatgattttttttatttcatcaaaaggggaACATCTAGGCGTTCAAAAGAGGCAAATGATAAAAGGTTACAGACACGGTGcatgcctcaattgaccgtgtgcttttcaaaagaaaacttttacaaTTCCACACTAACAAGACTCCCAGCGAACCAAAGACAGGCTGGCAGTCCAATTCCGTAGCTTTTCCCCTGGTTTGGCATTTCGAatggtcggtgtcttgatgtcagTTCCTTCATAGCATTCTTCAATCATAGCCACAAACAGCCTTCCCATTCCCTCAATGATATCATCTTCTGGCGCTGAACTCTGGCCCGTACTCGAAACATGCTCTGgcacaaaagccttttccccagAGCTACCGATATGAGTCTTCCCCACTGGAGGCTGATATCCTATGCCGACCCTTCCTTTCTGCCCGTTTGGTTTAATTCGTTCTGTAATCCCGTCTGACCTGGCTCCTAGCCTAGTTCCTGGCctgtatccatatttcatcatctcccttATGGCCATCTTGGATCTATACGGTGACTGCATTCCCAAGTTTTATTCATATCTTTGATTTCGATAGTCTGTATGATTTCCACTGTATAGAAAGTAACTCCGTCTAACCCTTCAATGAATGAGACTGCATGCTCCAAATAAGCCGTTTGGCCCCATTTGCCATGGACCACAATTTCTTGACAGTCCCACTCAAATTTCATGCATTGGTGTAGGGTGGATGGGACAGCCCCAACCATGTATATCTAGGGTCTTCCCAGTAGCAAGTTGTATGAAGAGGAAATATCCATCACTTGAAACAATGTGGGAAATTCAACTAGTCCGATCTACAAagccaaataaatttctccaataacatccttCTGCAAGCCATCAAAAGCCCTCACCCTTACAtggctttccttgacttccctcaGGTGGATTCCCAACTCGTGCAGAGTAGAGAGCTTGGAGATGTTGACTCCTGACCCCCCATCAACCAGTACTCGGGACACCACCTTGTCCCCGCATTTGACAGTGATATGTAGAGCTTTTTTGTGACTCAGGTCTTCGACAGGAAGCTCGTCTCTTttgaaagtgatcatatttgcttcgACAATTTTCCCAATTATTGTAGCCAGTGCCTCACTGGTGGTGTTGCTTGGAACACTTACCCCACTTAATACTTTCATCAGGGCATCCTTATGACTGTCGGAGCTCATCAGCAAGTCCATGATTGATATTTGCGCCAGAGTTTTCTTCAGCTGCTCCTCCACGGAGTATTCTTTGGTCGACATTCTCTTCCAAAATTCTGCAGCTTTCAGGTCTGTTATATTTCTTCTTTTAATCTGCTCCCTTCCGAAATTCCCTCGAGTTGCATCTTCAAGAGCTAGCATCTCCCTGACCTAGTCATACTGTGGGCGGCCACAGAGTCTGCCATCTAGGCTTTCCCCTTTTGCTGGTATACCCATGGGATAATTTTGTATTCCCGACTCTCTTCATCCCCTGTAGCAACGACAGGTTGTCGTTGATAAGTCTGAACCATCACCATGGGTCTCACCTTTACTATGATCATTGGAGTCTTTTGAGGTAGGATCCTTGCAGCCTATGCATTTCCTATTGCGACAATAGTTCTTTTAAAATCATATTCTTCATCCAAGGCAATCATGTTGACCCCTTGATTCCGGTGATTCAGAAGTGGATTGCGATTTACATTGGGCGGAGCTGGAGTGAACTGAATGGATCCGCTTTCGATCAATTTCTCAATTTCATTTTTCATCTTAAAATAATCTTCAGTGTCATTCCCAGGCATGTTTGAATGATATACGCACCTTTTGGTTGCATCATAATACTTTGAGGGATACTCAGGAACCCTTCATTCCACTGGATGTATCAGTCCTTCTCTCCTCAATCTTTCAAACAATTGGGCCAGAGGCTCAGCAATCAGGTTATAATTTCTGGGACCCCACTCTTCAAAATTTAGACTAGGGCGTAGTGCATAAGTGGGCCGGTTTTGATGAGTGGTGGTTTGGACATGATCACATGGTCGTTGTGGATTCAGGTTGTTATGGGCTTGAGGAGGGTTATATTGAGATTGGAGGTGGTAATATGGCTGTGTGTTATAGACTGGAGCATAGGCGGGTGGTGGTAAATGATTTTTTGGGGAATGAAAAGTGTTGCCATGATGTGGGCTGGGTTAGTAATAAGGGACGACTACTGAGACTtatcctttttcttctttccgcTACCGATTGACCCTGATTGGATTGCCTTGTTGGTCGCTTGCAGCGCGGCCATGGATTGTACTTTGCCAGATTTTATACcttcttctaagaaatctcccatcttgaccaGTTCAGGGAATTTCTGTCCCATCATAcccatcatcttttcaaagtatatcCCTTCACTGGCCTtgatgaaatacttggttaattCACTGTCGTCCAACGGAGGTTGTGCCCTGGCAGCTTCCGACCTCCATCGTCGTGCATATTCTTGGGATGACTCGGACGATTTTTTCTGTAGGTTTACTAGTGCGAATCTATCGGGAGTGATCTCTGTGTTTAATCGAAAGCAATTAATGAAATCTTCTGCCATATCCTGCTATGTTCTCCAGTTTCACGGATCTTGTCAAGTATACCGGGTAAGTGCTTCTCCCGTCAAGCTCCTTATGAATAACTTCATTCCCAGCTTCTCATTCCTTCCCACCCTaactaacttgtcacaatatgcccTCAAATGTGCGTGGGGATCACCCGTCCCATCAAAGATATCGAACTTTGGAGGCTTATACCCTACTGGCATATCTACATCCGGATGGATACACATATCCTCATAGTTCAAACTTTCACTCCCTCGAGCGACTTGgaggttcttcatttgttttctcaAGATCTGTAACTGCTCAGACACTGACTCCTCTTCCTTACGCCTAGATTCCCTTTCCATCTCAGTGTATTAGTCAATCTAATAAGGTACCTAACCGTGACAGGTGATGTAAAGGTAGGTTCAGAAACGACATATATAGGGGGAACATACTACTCATGGACAACAATATATGCTACTGGTATGTTATAGTTTTGGTGAGTGGTAAAAGTGAATTAGTCATGAGGAGGGGTGTGAGTTGTGTTAGTGGTAATAGGCGGGTTTTGTGGCGTTTGAACGTACTGTGGTACGTAGAGAGTGTGGATAGGGGGATTTTGTGGATTTGTGGGAGTTACTGGAGGTATGATTTAAGTGGTGGGGGGTGTTTATGGTATGGAGTGATGAGGAAGGAAAGTGGTCGGGGAttgaatccaaagaaggaaaGCGAGGTGGTTGAGGGAGTGTTGTCATGGCCAAATGTGCTAGTTCCCTGATATGCTCCTCCCTTAAAGACTCCATCTCCTGGGCCATCCTTGCCACGTGTTCATCATTCCTTGTATCGTCCTTCTCTCCCGATCGCCCCGGGCTATCGCCTATGACCAGAATATTTTCAGTCGGGTTTTCTATAGCAAACATCTTCCCCATTGATCTTAAGTTGTACGGTGGTTCCGCCAGTTTCGGGTCGACACAAAACAACTTTATTTTGGGGATTAATAATAAAGTaagaaatgaaaaaaagaaagaaaaagaaacagaagtcagtttcttcatttatacaaGCAGAAGATCACACAGAATAGTTAACTCACATATTCAGGCAAGCACATTTCCCTAGAATTCGTGGGACCTCTGATTATTCTAGGTGGGCTTAAATTGCGATTGTTTGACAAACAATTAGACTTGACACATTCAGATCCGAAGCAAGTTTCTTTTTTCAGTGATAATGTTTAGATTGAGATAGGTGGGAACAGAGATTACATCACTGTTTCTGACATTCATAGAACTGTATGGGCTTAAACAACTTGCCCTTAGGGAAAATAAGAAAACTAGGGATAAAGATACAAAGTGGGAAagaaggggaaatcaaccaactccTAGTAACCATCCCCAGAATCATTCCCCATCTCCTTTTCTTCTTCTGGTTCTTCCTCCGGATCTTCTTTCGGATCCTCTTCAAATTCCTCTTCGTCATCTTGAACTCAGACCCTTCCCTTGTATCTTCCTTCGGTCATGTCTCAGATTCTATCTGGATGCCTTCCACTACCCGGTCATCATCTTCAGTAGGTGGCAACATATGATCGATGGATTCTGGGACCACTTGATGGTGCATCAAGGTAGTCACAAGATAATGTGGAAGAATCTCATAGTAGATTCGCAAAACAGCCATTGCGTCTTCTAGATAGGCTATACCCTCTATTTTTGGTCGGGCTAGATCATCTTCCTCGTTGATCCAGACATAATACTTCGGAGTGCACCACAAGTTTTGACACATCGACATTGTAACCAGGTCATTCCACTCTTCTTGGAGCCTTCTTATCCTTGGTATTGGAATCTGTCCATTGTACTCATCCTTATAATATGCCATCCTCGTCCATAGAAGCACATCTTGGATCGACCCGAACTGTCTGAGAACCCGCAAGGGTGAGTATGATTGGATGCCCTCAAATTCTATCAGCTCAATGACGTATTTCTGAGGAGTCTTTAGGATTGCCTTCCCGCCTAACCGTGACATCTTCCAATTGACCCATTCTCCACCTAGATTAGTCAGCATTTCTCTCTACTTTTCTTGTCTATGTGGAGAGACCCAATGTCTTATCCTCTCGTTATGACTGcgaatcatgttgctgatgcccACAAAGTAGTCAATGGTGGCCTCTCACTGGAAGAAATGTTCTGTGGCCCAGATCATACCCTCATGCACATGCAGACAAAGCCCTTAGAATCTCAGCTAGCACCATTGGTACCAGAGTAGCTTGGAGGTTTTCACAGAATGTCGCTAGAACCATGGGCAACAAGTTGATATTGATCTGACCTCTTCTCTATGGGAAGACCAACAAtcccaatagtgccaatgaaaaaATGATGGGTCTGAGACTCTCTCATGTTGCTTGATCACACTGAATTTCTCTCGAGTACTACTCATAGCTTTCACTATGTCTGAACCTATCGAACAACTGATCTAGGCTCAATTATCCGTCCTTGTTGTTTCTCAAACTTTGACTATTAGCCAGAACCATAACATCTAGGAACCTATATCCGGGCATGGTGACTGGTAGTATTGGTCTCCTCCTTATAAATGGCAGTTCCGTGAAAATGGTAACTTCTTCCAATGTCGGCACTAACTCACAATTAACAAACTTAAACACCACCTTAGCCGGATCCTAGAACTCTAACAGCAGGCGAGTGAGTACCTTGTCTATTCGGATATTTAGCAAAGCGGTCAGTACCCCCAAGTGTGTCCGAATTTTATCTTCGTGCTCTCGATGGATATTCTTCCACCACTGCTTCAGTTTGTGTGGCGCTCCCATCAACATATTGATCTcagggatgttttggttgattttcaTTTCTGAAGTGGGTAGAGAAATGTTTTGGTAAGTGTTTGCATCAGATCTTTAGATGTCTCGTCAGGTTCGTTCGTCTTTCCACAGAAGTCATGTTGTTGGGTGCATGACCCATTGACATTAGGGTGGATTTCCTAATTATGTGTTGATGCCAAGGatcgactcacctaaggtttatgcaatatgatctatgtttgctagagtagagtgtttcctgcTTTTGAATAGGACTGTAgactgcgagaagttatgtcagttgacctaaTAAAGCCATTCTCTAAAActaaagagttttgaaaagaaggttcagaggggtgtaaaagacaaccctcgcatgCCATCGTGTGTGATAATGTACGACCAAGACTCTATAGGCAGAAGTGTgatgacaatatatatataaagcggTAACAGATAAGGGTGTAACAATAATAAGCATGATAATAAGAAAGCATAAGGAACAAGTAGGGCAAGTAAGAACAAAATTGCAAATTGAATACAATTAAAGCAATGTACAAACAAATCTAAGTGCTAAATTCAGTCGAAGTCttctaaggtcagaacctaagtgtgaatTATCAGCAAAGTCGCcttgttgttgcaccctattttgcactagttaaaataagattcaacttgtgttttctctgttgttgatgaaagagagtcgccacctaatatttaaaggtatactagggtacctatttaattactaaaggtcATATTCTTTATTAATCTGCTAACctatgagattatgggtaaggattcttgttcttataaggggaaggtgttaggcaccccttaaaatctacccgaggttgctccataggacttagactagatttaggACTAATTATTTGTATTATGCTTAACTAGTTTTAAAGGAGTACGACTTACTACATATTAGAGAATGATACTTACAAAAGAAGTGTGTAGCTTAAAGGGGATGGGTTTATAGAAGAGTCTTAGAAAAATACTGTTAGTGTATATACGCTTGAAAGAGCTTAAAAAATGTGTATGGTGTTTGTATGAAAATATGTGAAAAGAAGAGCTAAGTTGTAAAACACTTTGTCTTTAAGAAGCATGGATGTTCATGTTATTATtaataaaatgaaaatattgtgAAAGTAAACCTAAGTCATACCTTGACTTTTAAATATTAGACTTGAAGGAACCGTTTGAAAATCTTTGTTTGGGGCGGCAACACCTTGGTTTTCGAAAAGAGTTGTTTTCCTTTTAGAAGTTTAAACTTGCGATTCAAttatgatttttccttttgaaagaGACTGTCACCTCTTGCCAAGCTTTTGGGCTTCAAAATCATTAAGAAGGGTTAGCAAAGCATAGTGGATTAATAACATAACAACTCATGATTAGCGAACGTAGGATTAGTTACTAACTAATACTTCTTTTAATCCTAGCTTATTTAAGGTTTGCCTAAGTTTTATATGACTTTAGATATAAAGTAaagcattcaatccaatatataattattgtatacatgtgagataaaacaacaacaaaaacgcAGCAAGATGCAACAAGGCAATAAGGCTAAGGCAATGAAGCAGTAAATGACAAAAGAGTTTAAAGGAGAGGATTGGACTCTGGTATTTAGGCCCCAAAGAAGCAGGCCCAGCAATACATGGACATGTAACAACTGACTCCGGACCTTATGAGATATAGCAATACTGGATTTGGGGTtgagttccttaggaactcagcAGGTACAtgttaagaaataaagaaaagagaaggTCATTAGACATATATTCTGTATATTCAATCATGCATGAAACACATAAGTAGACGATTGGAGCAAAATATAACAAACTAACAATACTCAAATACTATGAGAAGTTATACTAATGTGGCGATTATATATGGtaaataatttacattgaaaaccttgagttgtcattaaacactaaacccaaaGAGAATAATAAGTGTCAataaattaagggctaaggagagaGTTCCACTCAAGGCCGATGCCCCCTTTGAATTctccgacacttcaaagtttccAAGGGTCTCAAGACTTAGGGAAATGCTTGTGCCGAGGAGAGCAGCctaacctagagttaaactccactcccaaatacccctaaccactaacgACTCATTCTTCCCTATAGGTTTAAGCGCCAATGAGTCTCTTTCAATGTAAACCAACTACCATAACACACCCTACCACAGAAGTATTCCTCTTTCTTagcagaataacataaggaacacAAAAACAATTTCATTTGTTCATAACTATATTTCCAATACTTAAGCTAATGATTAACACATTAAACGGGTCTGAAGGTCAAGTTTTCAAATATACATAGAAACAAGAACACTATAATGTTACTACTAGGAACCAAACACTTGGGATCACACATCTTGAGAATAGATAAAGAGAACACAATTCAGATATGCAACAACCCAGAAATATAGATGCATTTGCCCTAGCAGACTAAATCATAAATTGGTTTAACTTAGATCTTGTCACTAGCACACATATAGGTTAACAATACTACTTGGAACTTTGGAAAGCATCAACAAAGATTCAGACAAAGCATTCATGGTTAGAAATCTACAGAAGTGTTATTAGAGATACCAGAATATATTTAGAACTTTTAGCATGACTACAAGTTTGCAGATTCAAATGGAACATCTAAGAATACTTAACAGGATCATAGACTATCAGTCTCAACTCATTTGGAATTGATGGCAGGATCACTTCTTCATAGGAATGTTAATCTTATTAGGAAATAGGCAAACGATTGTATCTAAGCAGTAGCAATAAAACGTTTCTCTTAAAGTTCATAGACTAGGTTTAATTCAGGTTAAAGGGGAAAGATAAGACTGTATGCAGTTTCAAGACAGTGCATAGAGGCATGAAATCATGAGAGATATGCAGAGATACATACAGAACTTTCATTCAACTATACATATAGATATTTCAACTAATGTCACGATCTTACAAAAATAGGATGAGTTTTAGTCATTGTAACATCAGCTCAACAATGTCATTAAGGGTCAAAAATAGGGGAGACATCATACTAAACAGGCTTAACCCAGCTGTACAGACTAAGATTATCATCTAAACATGATGGATTTGCACTCAGCTTATGAAATAGTTAACACTCAACATGAGTATACCCTAATGAAAGATAACCTAATCATAACAACCATATGCAAAAATAGTTTCTGGTGTTTTACAGGAGTTGACCTAGTTACCTTAGTGGGTCAATTCCACATAATGAGGCTTAGAGATGTGATTAGCAATTAAGCACATACATAAGACTCTCATTGACTCATTGTAATGACTTA
The DNA window shown above is from Nicotiana tomentosiformis chromosome 8, ASM39032v3, whole genome shotgun sequence and carries:
- the LOC138897347 gene encoding uncharacterized protein produces the protein MAEDFINCFRLNTEITPDRFALVNLQKKSSESSQEYARRWRSEAARAQPPLDDSELTKYFIKASEGIYFEKMMGMMGQKFPELVKMGDFLEEGIKSGKVQSMAALQATNKAIQSGSIGSGKKKKDKSQ